Proteins encoded in a region of the Pigmentiphaga litoralis genome:
- a CDS encoding glycosyltransferase family 2 protein, protein MISYCVACYRPTYARLLLQELVSKTTAPYEILLWLNVSDAGLDADIAEAIAQGVPLTVVGRTPHNIGMTAYIDLFRASRYPLIAQIDDDVVCISRGLAERAAHVFKRFPQVRQVVADVWQDEYTTGARPPLSQYRVYDASERLYEGPVDGWLSVYHRGILPMLTRLPISAYYPIGATICGALSQRGFKGVLDLGGMKVFHVIGPDYARAFGMLEHEIAKYRRLNRQDIVDWYEASAVKDAHAMTARVEQIRSYFGLRA, encoded by the coding sequence ATGATCTCTTATTGCGTGGCCTGCTACCGGCCGACCTATGCCCGCCTGCTGTTGCAGGAACTGGTGAGCAAGACCACGGCGCCCTACGAGATCCTGCTGTGGCTCAACGTCAGTGATGCCGGCCTGGATGCCGACATTGCCGAGGCGATCGCGCAAGGCGTGCCGCTGACCGTGGTGGGCCGCACGCCGCACAACATCGGCATGACAGCCTATATCGATCTGTTCCGCGCGTCGCGTTACCCGCTGATCGCGCAGATCGACGATGACGTCGTGTGTATCTCCCGGGGACTGGCCGAGCGGGCTGCGCATGTGTTCAAGCGCTTTCCACAGGTGCGGCAGGTCGTGGCCGATGTCTGGCAGGACGAGTACACGACCGGCGCGCGTCCACCGCTGTCCCAGTACCGCGTCTACGATGCGTCGGAGCGCCTGTACGAAGGCCCGGTGGATGGGTGGTTGTCGGTGTATCACCGCGGCATTCTGCCCATGCTGACACGCCTGCCCATCTCCGCTTACTACCCGATCGGCGCGACGATCTGCGGCGCCTTGTCGCAGCGGGGATTCAAGGGCGTGCTCGACCTGGGCGGGATGAAGGTATTCCATGTCATCGGCCCGGACTACGCGCGCGCCTTTGGCATGCTGGAGCACGAGATCGCCAAATACCGGCGGCTGAACCGACAGGACATCGTGGATTGGTATGAGGCGTCAGCGGTCAAGGATGCGCACGCCATGACGGCGCGGGTGGAACAGATCCGCAGCTATTTCGGGCTGCGCGCCTGA
- a CDS encoding cobalamin-binding protein, whose translation MSLPRTLVAMMVAALGGEMAHAADASRQAATSPAALAIIVRDDTGRDVRLAAPARRIVTLSPHATELMVAAGAGDRLVGVDQNSDYPPEMKRLAQVGNPLNLDIERVLALKPDLIVAWDYAASGSTAGKLPMALLDSLGIAVFYSRPAVLADIPITLDRFGRLAGTDAVATPRAAQLRQQLQSLTATYAGQTPVRTFYQLSGQPIYTLNNRGIIGDALRLCGADNVFGTLPAAAPMVSVEGVLLANPQVIVVGASKGAGAAGAAGADGNAALAQWKAFAPGLTAAARGHLFVADADRMHRPGPRMIEETRTLCEHIDQARSPK comes from the coding sequence ATGTCGTTGCCCAGGACGTTGGTCGCGATGATGGTTGCAGCGTTGGGCGGCGAGATGGCCCACGCTGCGGACGCGTCTCGGCAGGCGGCGACATCGCCGGCTGCGCTTGCCATCATCGTGCGCGACGACACGGGCCGCGATGTGCGCCTGGCCGCTCCTGCCCGCCGCATCGTCACGCTGTCGCCGCACGCCACCGAATTGATGGTGGCCGCCGGTGCGGGCGACCGGCTGGTGGGCGTCGACCAGAACAGCGATTACCCGCCCGAAATGAAGCGGTTGGCCCAGGTGGGCAATCCGTTGAACCTGGACATCGAACGCGTGCTGGCGCTCAAGCCCGATCTGATCGTGGCCTGGGACTATGCCGCGTCGGGGTCGACTGCCGGCAAGCTGCCGATGGCCTTGCTCGACAGCCTGGGCATTGCCGTGTTCTACAGTCGGCCGGCAGTGCTGGCCGACATACCGATCACGCTGGACCGTTTTGGCCGCCTGGCCGGAACGGACGCGGTGGCGACACCGCGCGCCGCGCAACTGCGGCAGCAACTGCAGTCCCTGACGGCCACCTACGCCGGGCAAACACCCGTGCGCACCTTCTACCAGTTGAGCGGGCAACCGATTTACACGCTGAACAATCGCGGCATCATCGGCGATGCCTTGCGGCTGTGCGGCGCCGACAACGTGTTCGGTACGCTGCCCGCCGCCGCGCCCATGGTCAGCGTGGAAGGCGTGTTGCTCGCCAACCCGCAGGTGATCGTGGTGGGTGCCTCCAAGGGCGCGGGGGCTGCCGGCGCCGCAGGCGCTGATGGCAACGCGGCGCTGGCGCAATGGAAGGCCTTTGCGCCCGGGCTGACCGCCGCGGCGCGCGGGCATCTGTTCGTGGCCGACGCCGACCGCATGCATCGGCCGGGGCCACGCATGATCGAAGAGACGCGCACGCTGTGCGAGCATATCGATCAGGCGCGCAGCCCGAAATAG